The following coding sequences are from one Deltaproteobacteria bacterium window:
- a CDS encoding cation transporter, protein MKTSVIEVHDMLSVFSVNEVEKRIGKVPGVESVTVNYAAGSATVRYDETRLEIADIKSAVRQSGYRSAGDSQPKHVSEHKPAHKRAVVPTVEAAPAAPAPAVPSTPAA, encoded by the coding sequence ATGAAAACGAGCGTTATTGAAGTGCACGACATGCTGTCGGTATTCAGCGTGAACGAAGTGGAAAAGCGGATTGGTAAGGTGCCGGGTGTCGAAAGCGTTACAGTGAATTACGCTGCGGGAAGCGCCACAGTGCGCTACGACGAAACGCGACTCGAGATCGCCGATATCAAGTCAGCCGTGCGCCAATCCGGGTATCGGTCTGCAGGCGATTCCCAACCCAAGCATGTGAGCGAACACAAGCCCGCGCACAAGCGTGCTGTGGTGCCAACCGTGGAAGCTGCCCCGGCCGCGCCCGCGCCGGCCGTGCCTTCAACGCCCGCAGCCG